A region of Candidatus Aegiribacteria sp. DNA encodes the following proteins:
- a CDS encoding YwbE family protein, with protein sequence MMISCGRKVLVVLKKDQRSGKLTEGIVKEILTKSPKHPHGIKVRLEDGRIGRVKEIIE encoded by the coding sequence ATGATGATCTCATGTGGTAGGAAGGTTCTGGTCGTTCTGAAGAAGGACCAGAGATCAGGAAAACTGACAGAAGGTATTGTAAAGGAAATCCTAACGAAGTCTCCCAAACATCCCCACGGGATCAAAGTTCGTCTTGAAGACGGCAGGATCGGAAGAGTTAAAGAGATAATTGAGTAG
- a CDS encoding OsmC family protein — MEMEIVFSGGKRVNAIYEGFTIMTDQSVRGGGDGSAPEPFDLFLASMGTCAGIYVLSFCQHHDLPAEGIKLIQISDRNPETGKIDRVNIDIRLPADFPQKYKKALIRSAEQCSVKKHISAGLPEFTVTSTRINQYAG; from the coding sequence ATGGAAATGGAAATCGTATTTTCAGGCGGCAAGAGGGTAAACGCCATATACGAAGGATTTACGATCATGACTGATCAATCCGTTCGCGGAGGAGGAGATGGTTCAGCACCTGAGCCGTTTGATCTCTTTCTTGCATCCATGGGAACATGCGCCGGAATCTACGTACTGTCATTCTGTCAGCATCACGATCTTCCAGCTGAGGGAATTAAGCTGATTCAGATTTCAGATCGCAACCCTGAAACCGGTAAGATTGACAGAGTAAATATTGATATCAGGCTTCCTGCTGATTTTCCTCAAAAGTATAAGAAAGCTCTGATTCGCTCAGCTGAGCAGTGTTCAGTGAAGAAACACATTTCAGCAGGGCTCCCTGAATTTACCGTGACTTCAACCCGGATTAATCAATATGCAGGATAA